In Pristis pectinata isolate sPriPec2 chromosome 19, sPriPec2.1.pri, whole genome shotgun sequence, the following proteins share a genomic window:
- the elk3 gene encoding ETS domain-containing protein Elk-3 isoform X2, with amino-acid sequence MESAITLWQFLLQLLLDQKHEHLICWTSNDGEFKLLKAEEVAKLWGLRKNKTNMNYDKLSRALRYYYDKMDPLTPDSSRDHILLRDSEAPSIPEGGEHQQVTLSSSRSPSRNDYIHSGLYTSFTINSLQNRSDFFKSIKMEKPEERMARKSTPEEVRTVIRFVANKSERPAAVPVVSAAPAQSPSPEAMVASTFFTPASSKASSPLASLHPAVVSSSSTTASSSGYQEACIIELDASDSEQSVQPLNLSSGPKTKSPCPADQRHTQLPKTKKPKGLEISTPSLVITNTDVSSIALNSPALPSGSLTPFFTAQTPSGILLTPSPLLSSIHFWSTLSPVAPLSPARLQGPGSLFQFPSLVNGHMPIPMPSLDGASPLLLSSNAQKS; translated from the exons ATGGAGAGTGCCATCACGCTCTGGCAGTTCCTGCTGCAGCTACTGCTGGACCAGAAGCACGAGCACCTGATCTGCTGGACGTCCAACGACGGCGAGTTCAAACTCCTCAAGGCCGAGGAGGTGGCTAAACTCTGGGGACTGAGGAAGAACAAAACCAACATGAATTACGATAAGCTGAGCCGCGCACTCCGATATTATTATGATAAG ATGGATCCCCTCACTCCTGATTCCAGTCGGGACCACATTTTGCTCAGGGACAGTGAGGCTCCGTCCATTCCGGAGGGCGGGGAGCACCAACAAGTGACGTTATCCAGCAGCAGGAGCCCCAGTCGCAATGACTACATCCACTCTGGGTTGTACACTTCTTTCACCATTAACTCTTTACAGAACAGGTCCGACTTTTTCAAGTCGATCAAAATGGAAAAGCCCGAGGAGCGGATGGCAAGGAAGTCGACGCCCGAGGAGGTGCGGACTGTCATCCGGTTCGTAGCGAACAAGAGCGAGAGGCCAGCTGCCGTGCCAGTTGTGTCGGCTGCGCCAGCCCAGTCTCCCTCGCCAGAAGCCATGGTTGCATCAACTTTCTTCACGCCCGCCTCCTCTAAAGCATCGTCACCTTTAGCGTCACTTCATCCGGCCGTCGTGTCGTCTTCCTCTACCACGGCCTCCTCGTCAGGATACCAGGAGGCTTGCATTATTGAACTCGATGCCAGTGATTCCGAACAGTCAGTTCAACCCCTGAACCTCTCGTCAGGTCCAAAGACCAAATCCCCTTGTCCGGCTGACCAGAGACACACCCAGCTACCAAAGACTAAGAAGCCCAAAGGCCTGGAGATTTCAACTCCTTCTTTAGTCATAACTAATACAGATGTCAGCTCGATCGCCCTCAATAGTCCAGCACTTCCGTCAGGATCGCTTACGCCTTTTTTTACTGCACAG ACACCGAGTGGGATTCTGTTGACACCAAGCCCCCTACTCTCCAGTATTCACTTCTGGAGTACACTAAGTCCAGTGGCTCCCTTGAGTCCTGCCAGATTACAAGGGCCGGGCTCCCTATTTCAG
- the elk3 gene encoding ETS domain-containing protein Elk-3 isoform X1, giving the protein MESAITLWQFLLQLLLDQKHEHLICWTSNDGEFKLLKAEEVAKLWGLRKNKTNMNYDKLSRALRYYYDKNIIKKVIGQKFVYKFVSFPDILKMDPLTPDSSRDHILLRDSEAPSIPEGGEHQQVTLSSSRSPSRNDYIHSGLYTSFTINSLQNRSDFFKSIKMEKPEERMARKSTPEEVRTVIRFVANKSERPAAVPVVSAAPAQSPSPEAMVASTFFTPASSKASSPLASLHPAVVSSSSTTASSSGYQEACIIELDASDSEQSVQPLNLSSGPKTKSPCPADQRHTQLPKTKKPKGLEISTPSLVITNTDVSSIALNSPALPSGSLTPFFTAQTPSGILLTPSPLLSSIHFWSTLSPVAPLSPARLQGPGSLFQFPSLVNGHMPIPMPSLDGASPLLLSSNAQKS; this is encoded by the exons ATGGAGAGTGCCATCACGCTCTGGCAGTTCCTGCTGCAGCTACTGCTGGACCAGAAGCACGAGCACCTGATCTGCTGGACGTCCAACGACGGCGAGTTCAAACTCCTCAAGGCCGAGGAGGTGGCTAAACTCTGGGGACTGAGGAAGAACAAAACCAACATGAATTACGATAAGCTGAGCCGCGCACTCCGATATTATTATGATAAG AATATTATTAAGAAGGTGATTGGACAGAAATTTGTTTACAAATTTGTCTCATTTCCGGACATTTTAAAGATGGATCCCCTCACTCCTGATTCCAGTCGGGACCACATTTTGCTCAGGGACAGTGAGGCTCCGTCCATTCCGGAGGGCGGGGAGCACCAACAAGTGACGTTATCCAGCAGCAGGAGCCCCAGTCGCAATGACTACATCCACTCTGGGTTGTACACTTCTTTCACCATTAACTCTTTACAGAACAGGTCCGACTTTTTCAAGTCGATCAAAATGGAAAAGCCCGAGGAGCGGATGGCAAGGAAGTCGACGCCCGAGGAGGTGCGGACTGTCATCCGGTTCGTAGCGAACAAGAGCGAGAGGCCAGCTGCCGTGCCAGTTGTGTCGGCTGCGCCAGCCCAGTCTCCCTCGCCAGAAGCCATGGTTGCATCAACTTTCTTCACGCCCGCCTCCTCTAAAGCATCGTCACCTTTAGCGTCACTTCATCCGGCCGTCGTGTCGTCTTCCTCTACCACGGCCTCCTCGTCAGGATACCAGGAGGCTTGCATTATTGAACTCGATGCCAGTGATTCCGAACAGTCAGTTCAACCCCTGAACCTCTCGTCAGGTCCAAAGACCAAATCCCCTTGTCCGGCTGACCAGAGACACACCCAGCTACCAAAGACTAAGAAGCCCAAAGGCCTGGAGATTTCAACTCCTTCTTTAGTCATAACTAATACAGATGTCAGCTCGATCGCCCTCAATAGTCCAGCACTTCCGTCAGGATCGCTTACGCCTTTTTTTACTGCACAG ACACCGAGTGGGATTCTGTTGACACCAAGCCCCCTACTCTCCAGTATTCACTTCTGGAGTACACTAAGTCCAGTGGCTCCCTTGAGTCCTGCCAGATTACAAGGGCCGGGCTCCCTATTTCAG